tctaggtgtgaggagaaggtttaatgaagaaagtttaaggttttatggtgaaaaggtGAGGTttggcaagagagagagagaagagctcTTCAATGGTGGAAGGAGAGAGTGGCTAACGATTTTGGGAGAAGAAGGTctgatttctttttaatttttatccttatttatttagtttttatcctctTAAAATGCTTGTCAAACTCCCattggttggcaatttaatttattgtaaattttaatttaagcttTATGACATAATGGCTTATGTCATAagtcaaatttttatttcaatttcttttcttttctactcatttttaatttaattttcatcactttttattcatattttatgtcatataatttacttacttaattggacaagttggtcaaaaatcgtctctgaagttgaaatgaccaaaatgccctccatttggcttaaggagctaaaactgtctgtaccgatcttcaaaattctcctaaccttttcttgacactctaatgctacctagggcgccgtaactcttctctggcatcttaaaaattatttcactgggtttctctcgggtttagggctgcTAGCTATCTTCACCacaacttcccgttaggtcacccatcactggggcaccgactcatttaactttgttgtattttatttctaaaatttttcctaaatttttcttattattatatgagttatttatgacttctcactctagtttaattatagttctagacattctagttgtccggacagacattggtcaccagagcagtagaatgtacggactatctaatgTGAAGGTGTTACATCTCTTTCCTTTCATGAGACTGCAATGGGCAGAAGCCTCTAATCAATGGGCAAAACCACTTTCCATGGGCAAAATCACTCCCTTTGGGCAAAGCCACTCTTTATAGGCAAAGTCACTCCATATGGGTGAAACCAAATAATCTTTTCACTATTCTCTTATTTATGATGTTAATTTTCTCAATCATAATCTGATTAAAAAtctcactcaatttaggaattacactaaaataagagttctactctatATAGTAAATATATCTTaatctattgagaaatatttctccAACTCAAACTAGAAAATGATCTCTCCAAAAACTCAAttcaatgaaatttattttaaataagtaTTAGCTGAAGTCGTGAAGGCTGTTGAGATTTAcggatcaataataataataataggcaaAAATCAGATTAATATGATAATGATCTGAACAAAATAATTACCAAtatgattaataaattttaattcagtaatattaaaataatacacGCCAAATATATGTTTTCTAAAAGAAGAAGGCAATTAGAGGAGGTTTCAGGCGGAAGAGTACTAATTTGGACCTTATGAGGGAAAAGAACAGAAGTACAGATGCTATAACCGAACAATATCGTTTCTGATCCACCAGAAATGTACAAACTCattaaaagaaaacaaatttAAAGCCCTACTAGCTACCAACCATACATGTAGGACTATTATATGACGCAGAGGTTTCAGCCAATCTTAAGGGTGATGTGTAGTTCTTGCTGCTGGGTAGGAGGAGTGCACAGCATGAATACTCCCTAATATTGCAACAACTTGGAATTAAATTACTCCCTATTCCCTCCATATTGGTTGCATTTTCAATTGTGGGAGCTGCCTAATATTGGCTTtttaagttcatttggcttccatcggagtttatatttaaaattttacaatattACGGACTTGCTTAAagcttattaattataattaatcagactccacatatttaattattaattgggTTCACATAATTTGTTAGAAAAAAAACCAAGTGAAGTGTTGTTGCAACTTTGAATCACTTTATGATCTTATTTTTAAGGGTCTATCTTCAATTGCTTGTTAGATCAATCACTTGGTTTCAAAGCATCAGAGGGGAAAAAAAtgaataaactaaattaattgaCAAGCTTAACTCTCATGAAATTTGCAGAGTAGTAATGGATATACACATACATCAGTCTctgtatttaattacatatgtGCTTCACCAATCTAAGATGAACAAAACGATTAACATAACCAAATACTAGTTGAAATTTTATAtatcaagaagaagaagaaaattgtaTCTATTCAAATTGTTCTGACCGTTAAATTCAATTGAAGAGGCCTTGGTGGATTCATGGTTCTTCTCCTCCATAGATTAACTTCTTTTCTTGGCTGCAAGGGACCAACTATTATAGGCGCAGAGAAAGGAATAATaacctcttcatcttcttcatcgctATTTATCCTGTCTCCTTCATCAGAATAATAATCCCGGTGATCTGAATCCACCGGAGCAATCTGAGCCGTCCAGTCAAAGTTGGCGAAAGTATCACGACCGCTTGCAAACCTCTTCATCTGACTCAATGAAGGTGCTCTATCAGAAGGTGGTTGCTTATCATAGATAGAAGCATCGGATCTCCTCCTCTCAGTTTTCTTAGCACTGGTAAAGAGCCTCTTAATCGTCGAAGCATGTTTCTTTATCTCTCGCGGAGAAGGTGCAGGTGCAGCCTTTGTTTCTTCAGGAGGCGAAGCTTTCTTGGGCTTGCAGTTGCTCACCATCTTCTTCTTGTGTTTGATTTGACCCATGCAGGAAACTTTAGGCGAGGTGGGTTCTTGGGTGTCGAAGCTCCCATTCTTGGGTTTCCGTCGAACTTCATCGGGGATTATGGAAACGATGGGACCTGAAAATCCTTTACCGACATGAGCTTTGAACTTGTGGAAGTGATTCTCTGATCTCTTGTCTCTACCAGGGCTAAACGCAAGGTTTTGGAAGTAGACTGCAGAAGCTGCTTTGGGTAAATACTTGAGGATCTTGTTCTTTGATTTAGGTTGCTTCTCCATTTTCGAAAAGCTCTCAGAGAAATGTTCAATGACTATAGATATAGAATAATAGGAGAGGGATGGTTTTTATTCTTGGTTCAGGGCTTGTTTGTTGACCATGTCTTTGGTCAAATGAGAAGGGTGTGACTTAGCAAACCATTTTTGGCTTGGCCGACCAAACTTCAATGTAACAGCTTGCAGGCTGTGATTATGCAAGTTTCCGTCTTCTTGCCTATTGCTTTCAgagtttaaatataattaaaattgttAATTCTAAAGCTAAATTCTGAATTACTGGCAATCATAGttgatttttctaatttttaaaagTAAATGGAATGAGAATAGTttggaatttaaatttttatttttttattttaatatatatattttattactaaaaaggaaaaaaataattgTTGTAAGGGATTTGATTTtgatatatgaaaaataaaattttttatttatattaagatATATAAATACtgactaataaaaaattatatttatctatatttttaataaGACTCACCAtaacttaaattaaaataattatcgataactaataaaaaataattttaatatattgaaaaaaaaaaaggtgacgTGCGGGCGGATCCTTTGGCATTGGCTTTGTCAATTGCTTGTCTGATTATGGATTATGACTTTCAGTAATCATAAGAGGTTGTACGTGGCAGTCAAATTATCCTTGATAACAAATAAGTAAAAAACAAGCTTATTTTGTCAACGTCACCCCCACAACATTTTTCAGCAATTTCCTTGTTTTTATTTGTAGCATATATAACTTTCAAAATCAAAGGGaggcccttttttttctttttttaaagtgattttggatattattttgtttcaattattattattattattattattattaatttttatttaaaaatattataaaattatttatgctGAATTCATAAATTGATATGagagaatatattttttaatttattttttttttcaaaaaaataatacTTTTCAAAATAACCCAAttgcaagttaaaaaaaaaattggttaAAATCGAAAACTCTCATTTCTAcccattaattaataattatttgcaAATTAAATACATCATATATTGACATTTAGAGTAGAGTGAATGATCTGGCATCCAACAGATTATTATCATTTGGTGAACTATgagtattaattataataataaatgctGATTTGGCAATCTAAGAAAGAAGAGTCACTTTCTTTTTTTGTTGTggaagatttttatttttatttttttgaaaaaaaaaatttaagttttgtaaaaaaatagtttgaaaattatttaattaattttagattatacaattaaaaaaaatatatcaataaatttaaaataatttttattagttcacacaattttttttctcataaattaatatatttttaaaattattctatTAATCTTGAATGTGCAAAAATTGAAACGGTCCACACATTGAATTTCATGAGCAATTTTGATTAGGTACGGATTTAAGTCTCTTTCAAGGAACGTTAAACTTATTATTAATATGATTTTAATATtacaatataaatattataaatataatttaataaatttcataattattaaattaaatatttatatttaaatttatatatttattatgtataatctaattaatttcatataaacatttattttaataattataaaatataattttatactaaataaatttatttaaatgtatttttaataattatcctTATGGTAGAGATTTTCCATTAACAATCGATTAAAGACAAGTCAAACCAATGGGACGCAGTTTTTGGCATTTTGTGGACGCAACATTCAAAATAAGCACAAAAATTTGTGTTAATTGGAAATAAGAgggcataataataataataataataataataatattaatattaaagtcTGTTTCTGACTTTTTGTTCACTGTGCTGAAGACCTGTTTGGTGAATCAATATAGgttgcttcttcttcttatttTCCTCCTCCTCCTTATTATTAGTTGCCATAGGCAAATTATGACATTTTAAAGAGTTGAATATTTTGGTTTAATTTATTGTAAATAGACATTGagataaattaatttgaattaatGGTGATTAATAATATGAAAAGTAGATTGCTGGCATTTAATTGATTATTTAGTTTGTTAGTTGACGACTATCGATGATGGATGAAACTAAAATAAGAAGATAAGCTAAGAGCATCTAACAATGACAAGTGATATAATGGTAATTGGTAAAGCATTGTTTGGCATGTTTTTCTTGGCTTGGTCTTTCAAAAATGTTTTCAGAAAAAAGGAGTTTAATAACAAAATGGGTTTTGAGGAATCGAAGCTATGCAATCATCACTTCCCCTAAAGACAAAAAGTCAAAAACAAACCAACTAATTAACGTTAATTTTGTGATTTTATAatcatttataatattataaaatattaaattttaattttaatcaaaattaaggGAAAAAGAAAACATTTGCATATTAGAAAAACAATTAAAATATATAGAAAAATATATAGAgagatattaaattttatttttaaataattttaaaaacatatttttcatattaatttaatagatttaaaaatttaaatgattttCTCAATAAAATTAAACTCTAATTTATTTAATGATGAAGTGATAAATACAAGGAGAATATAAAAGGAATGAAGAGAGATAGAGGTTTGAGTAGATGGGTGTGAAAATGAGAAACAAAATGCAGGCCGACTTTGCTTTCTTGTAATGAAGCAAAGTCGGCAAGGGCTTGATTAAATTAAAAGTCAAGCattgaaaaatggaaaaaaaaaaaaaactggatAAAAGTCTCATGTAATGTGTCCCTTT
This is a stretch of genomic DNA from Hevea brasiliensis isolate MT/VB/25A 57/8 chromosome 12, ASM3005281v1, whole genome shotgun sequence. It encodes these proteins:
- the LOC110632162 gene encoding uncharacterized protein At1g76070, with amino-acid sequence MEKQPKSKNKILKYLPKAASAVYFQNLAFSPGRDKRSENHFHKFKAHVGKGFSGPIVSIIPDEVRRKPKNGSFDTQEPTSPKVSCMGQIKHKKKMVSNCKPKKASPPEETKAAPAPSPREIKKHASTIKRLFTSAKKTERRRSDASIYDKQPPSDRAPSLSQMKRFASGRDTFANFDWTAQIAPVDSDHRDYYSDEGDRINSDEEDEEVIIPFSAPIIVGPLQPRKEVNLWRRRTMNPPRPLQLNLTVRTI